In a genomic window of Enterobacter asburiae:
- the feaR gene encoding transcriptional regulator FeaR, translated as MACASEQEQYQQWLAQINQVCGRFNAQPTEGKFFGELETSYARSLKLSTVTAGGVNLFRSRQEITQSNDAWFYTVFQLEGSAQIEQDERRAVLRTGDITLIDAARPCSINWQEKSRQISLLVPRQIIEQQCRFQEISCATALSRTLPTVQLSHRLLMESMSNADLSDRESEAALEAMICLLRPAFQQREIIQPRKERQFQHVVALIDDHIQSESLRPEWIAAESGMSVRSLYRMFAEKGLVVAQYIKNRRLDLCAQALQSTGDDEKLAGIGFSWGFTDHSHFSTAFKQRFGVSPGEYRKRYR; from the coding sequence ATGGCGTGTGCAAGTGAGCAGGAACAGTATCAGCAGTGGCTGGCGCAAATTAACCAGGTTTGCGGCCGTTTTAACGCGCAGCCCACCGAAGGCAAATTCTTCGGCGAGCTGGAGACCAGCTACGCGCGCAGCCTGAAGCTCAGTACCGTTACCGCAGGCGGCGTTAACCTGTTCCGCTCCCGCCAGGAGATTACACAGAGTAACGATGCCTGGTTCTATACCGTGTTCCAGCTTGAGGGTAGCGCGCAAATTGAGCAGGATGAGCGTCGCGCGGTGCTCAGAACCGGCGATATTACGCTGATTGACGCCGCTCGCCCCTGCTCGATCAACTGGCAGGAAAAGTCCCGCCAGATTTCGCTGCTGGTTCCCCGTCAGATTATTGAGCAGCAGTGTCGCTTTCAGGAGATAAGCTGCGCAACCGCCCTTTCCCGCACCTTGCCCACTGTACAGCTGAGCCATCGCCTGCTGATGGAGAGCATGAGCAATGCCGACCTGAGTGACCGGGAGAGCGAAGCGGCGCTCGAAGCGATGATCTGCCTGCTGCGCCCCGCTTTCCAGCAGCGCGAAATCATTCAGCCGCGCAAGGAGCGCCAGTTCCAGCACGTGGTAGCGCTGATTGACGACCATATTCAGTCTGAATCGCTGCGCCCGGAATGGATTGCCGCCGAGAGCGGAATGTCCGTGCGCAGCCTGTACCGCATGTTTGCCGAGAAGGGGCTGGTGGTGGCGCAGTACATTAAAAACCGTCGTCTGGATCTCTGCGCGCAGGCGTTGCAGTCAACCGGAGATGACGAAAAGCTGGCGGGCATTGGCTTCAGCTGGGGATTCACCGACCATAGCCACTTTTC
- a CDS encoding aldehyde dehydrogenase family protein, which produces MSESLVAILPAVQKFLDRHHGLWIEGRQAASDSEKRLNVYNPATGEVIASTADASVDDVDRAVMSGWRAFVARSWAGKLPAERERILLHFADLVEQHGEELAQLETLEQGKSINISRAFEVGCTLNWMRYTAGLTTKIAGKTLDLSIPLPQGARYQAWTRKEPVGVVAGIVPWNFPLMIGMWKVMPALAAGCSIVIKPSETTPLTLLRVAELASEAGIPDGVFNVVTGSGAVCGAALTSHPHIAKVSFTGSTATGKQIARAAADTLTGVTLELGGKNPAIVLKDADPAWVIEGLMTGSFLNQGQVCAASSRIYIEAPLFDTLVSGFEQAVKSLSVGPGMSPEAFINPLVSRAHCDKVQTFLDEATSRNAELIVGNRGPEGKGYYVSPTLVVNPDAALRLTREEVFGPVVNLVRVSDGEEALQLANDTEYGLTASVWTQNISKALAYTDRLQAGTVWVNSHTLIDANLPFGGMKQSGTGRDFGPDWLDGWCETKSVCVRY; this is translated from the coding sequence ATGTCTGAATCACTGGTGGCCATTCTGCCTGCCGTGCAGAAGTTTTTAGACCGACACCACGGCCTGTGGATTGAAGGGCGTCAGGCCGCGTCGGACAGCGAAAAGCGGCTGAACGTCTACAACCCGGCCACGGGCGAGGTGATTGCCTCGACCGCCGATGCCAGCGTCGATGACGTTGACCGGGCCGTTATGTCCGGCTGGCGCGCGTTTGTCGCCCGCTCCTGGGCCGGAAAATTACCGGCAGAGCGCGAGCGGATCCTGCTTCATTTCGCCGATCTCGTCGAACAGCACGGCGAGGAGCTGGCCCAGCTTGAAACGCTGGAGCAGGGCAAATCGATTAACATCTCCCGGGCCTTTGAAGTCGGCTGCACCCTCAACTGGATGCGCTATACCGCCGGGCTGACCACCAAAATTGCGGGCAAAACCCTCGATCTCTCCATCCCGCTGCCGCAGGGGGCGCGCTATCAGGCGTGGACGCGTAAGGAGCCGGTTGGCGTGGTGGCCGGGATTGTGCCCTGGAACTTCCCGCTGATGATCGGAATGTGGAAAGTGATGCCTGCGCTGGCCGCGGGCTGCTCTATTGTCATCAAGCCGTCGGAAACCACGCCGCTGACCCTGCTGCGCGTGGCCGAGCTGGCAAGCGAAGCGGGTATCCCGGACGGGGTCTTCAACGTGGTAACCGGGAGCGGCGCGGTGTGCGGCGCAGCGCTGACCTCGCATCCGCATATTGCAAAGGTGAGCTTTACCGGCTCAACGGCGACGGGTAAGCAAATCGCCCGCGCGGCGGCGGACACGCTAACCGGAGTAACCCTGGAACTGGGTGGGAAAAACCCGGCCATCGTGCTGAAGGATGCGGATCCGGCGTGGGTGATAGAAGGGTTAATGACCGGCAGCTTCCTGAACCAGGGGCAGGTGTGCGCGGCGAGCTCACGCATCTATATTGAAGCGCCGCTGTTCGACACGCTGGTCAGCGGGTTTGAGCAGGCGGTGAAATCCCTCAGCGTCGGGCCGGGCATGTCGCCGGAGGCCTTTATCAACCCGCTGGTGTCACGCGCTCACTGCGATAAGGTGCAGACCTTCCTCGATGAAGCGACGTCGCGCAACGCGGAGCTGATCGTCGGTAACCGCGGCCCGGAGGGCAAAGGCTATTACGTGTCGCCGACGCTGGTGGTGAACCCGGATGCCGCGCTGCGGTTAACCCGAGAAGAGGTGTTTGGTCCGGTGGTCAACCTGGTGCGGGTATCCGACGGAGAAGAGGCGCTCCAGCTGGCAAACGACACCGAATATGGCCTGACCGCCAGCGTCTGGACGCAGAACATCAGCAAGGCGCTGGCGTATACCGACAGGCTGCAGGCAGGCACCGTCTGGGTGAACAGCCATACGCTGATCGACGCTAACCTGCCGTTCGGCGGGATGAAGCAGTCCGGTACAGGACGTGATTTTGGCCCGGACTGGCTGGACGGCTGGTGTGAAACCAAGTCGGTGTGCGTGCGCTACTAG
- a CDS encoding diguanylate cyclase has product MEKRKKPTLERATWPTRHAMVMHGLAMNLPWLAFVNVSFAVMILLRHVLLKASDPLYPHSPPLTKMVDASMLGIIILSAALILMAWRRIAGISVVLFICSAIWSVSCFWFITQLLLPHVWPLCVILLLAGLTALYFYPEGLLAFVLPLWITLPIASWVLNDGLNLHFVIIWSVFSLILICGRFILLSWFDEAWRRNQQNQLLISRLDALAHQDPLTTTANRRRMEVVLENAVEQKKPFSLIMLDIDYFKRYNDTYGHQAGDDCLTRVARVLKQSVRTPDDVVSRYGGEEFVVILFNCPENIAEKVALRIQDGLRAESIPHNASTVSDHVTVSMGIAGMVEGLAGTEIIARADAALYRAKEAGRDRWSL; this is encoded by the coding sequence ATGGAAAAAAGAAAAAAACCGACGCTTGAACGGGCAACCTGGCCGACGCGCCATGCCATGGTCATGCACGGGCTGGCGATGAATCTGCCCTGGCTGGCCTTCGTCAACGTTAGCTTCGCCGTGATGATCCTGCTGCGCCACGTCCTGCTTAAGGCCAGCGATCCTCTTTATCCCCACTCGCCGCCGCTAACGAAAATGGTCGATGCCTCCATGCTCGGCATCATCATCCTCTCGGCTGCGCTGATCCTGATGGCCTGGCGCCGCATCGCCGGCATCAGCGTGGTGCTGTTTATCTGCAGCGCCATCTGGTCGGTCTCCTGCTTTTGGTTTATCACCCAGCTTCTGCTACCGCACGTCTGGCCGCTGTGCGTCATTTTATTGCTCGCCGGCTTAACGGCGCTCTATTTTTACCCCGAGGGGCTGCTCGCCTTCGTGCTCCCGCTCTGGATCACCCTGCCGATAGCGAGCTGGGTACTTAATGATGGCCTTAATCTTCATTTCGTTATCATCTGGAGCGTTTTTTCGCTGATCCTGATCTGCGGGCGTTTCATCCTGCTGAGCTGGTTTGACGAGGCCTGGCGACGTAACCAGCAGAACCAGCTGCTGATCTCACGACTGGATGCGCTGGCGCATCAGGATCCGTTAACCACAACCGCCAATCGCCGGAGGATGGAAGTGGTGCTGGAGAACGCGGTTGAGCAGAAGAAACCGTTCTCGCTGATTATGCTGGATATCGACTATTTCAAGCGCTACAACGACACCTACGGGCATCAGGCGGGTGACGACTGTCTGACGCGCGTGGCGCGGGTGCTGAAGCAGTCGGTGCGGACGCCTGACGATGTTGTGTCACGCTACGGCGGGGAGGAGTTTGTGGTGATCCTGTTTAACTGCCCGGAAAACATCGCTGAAAAGGTTGCCTTACGTATTCAGGACGGCCTGCGCGCGGAGTCCATACCGCACAACGCGTCAACCGTCAGCGACCATGTCACCGTGAGCATGGGAATTGCGGGCATGGTGGAGGGCTTAGCCGGCACCGAGATCATTGCTCGTGCCGATGCGGCGCTGTACCGGGCGAAGGAGGCCGGGCGGGATCGGTGGTCGCTTTAA
- the tynA gene encoding primary-amine oxidase, whose protein sequence is MGSNSSFSARRTALAMAVALCCAWQSPVFAHGSEAHMVPMDKTLQDFGADVQWDDYAQMFTIAKDGAFVKVKPGAKTAIVNGQPLKLEVPVVMKGQKAFISETFINDVFQSGLDQTFQVEKRPHPLNALTADEIKQAVEIVKASADFKPNTRFTQIALAEPEKAKVWDFVLNGTAVDAPRQAKIVMLDGKHVIESVVDLKDKKILHWEPVKDAHGMVLLDDFTAVQQIINESTEFAEVLKKHGITDPKKVITTPLTVGYFDGKDGLKQEDRLLKVVSYLDVGDGNYWAHPIENLVAVVDLEQKKIQKIEEGAVVPVPMTPRPYDGRDRIEMPKKPLDIIEPEGKNYTITGDMVHWQNWDFHLSLDSRVGPMISTVTYNDNGKKRQVMYQGSLGGMIVPYGDPDVGWYFKAYLDSGDYGMGTLTSPLVRGKDVPSNAVMLNETIPDYTGTPMEIPRAIAIFERYAGPEYKHQEMGKPNVSAERRELVVRWVSTVGNYDYIFDWVFHENGTIGIDAGATGIEAVKGVQAKTMHDATAKDDTRYGTLIDHNIVGTTHQHIYNFRLDMDVDGINNKLVAMDPEVKPNTAGGPRTSTMQVNQYDIDTEQQAAQKFDPGTIRLLSNTSKENRMGNPVSYQIIPYAGGTHPVATGAKFAPDEWIYHRLSFMDKQLWVTRYHPDELYPEGKFPNRSIHDTGLGQYSKDNESLNGQDDVVWMTTGTTHVARAEEWPIMPTEWVHTLLKPWNFFDETPTLGKKKDEK, encoded by the coding sequence ATGGGAAGCAATTCTTCTTTTTCTGCCCGTAGAACGGCGCTGGCCATGGCCGTTGCGCTGTGTTGCGCCTGGCAATCCCCTGTTTTCGCCCACGGCAGCGAGGCGCATATGGTCCCGATGGACAAAACGCTGCAGGACTTTGGCGCGGACGTGCAGTGGGATGATTACGCACAGATGTTCACCATTGCGAAGGACGGCGCCTTTGTGAAGGTCAAACCGGGCGCAAAGACGGCCATCGTTAACGGTCAACCCCTCAAGCTTGAGGTGCCGGTAGTGATGAAGGGCCAAAAAGCCTTTATCTCAGAGACCTTCATCAACGATGTTTTCCAGTCTGGTCTTGACCAGACCTTCCAGGTTGAAAAACGCCCTCACCCGCTAAACGCGCTGACGGCGGACGAAATTAAGCAGGCCGTTGAGATTGTGAAAGCCTCTGCGGATTTTAAACCGAATACCCGCTTTACCCAGATTGCCCTTGCGGAACCAGAGAAGGCCAAAGTGTGGGACTTTGTCCTCAACGGTACGGCAGTGGATGCCCCTCGCCAGGCGAAAATCGTCATGCTCGACGGCAAGCACGTCATCGAAAGCGTGGTGGATCTGAAGGATAAGAAAATCCTGCATTGGGAACCGGTGAAAGACGCGCACGGCATGGTGCTGCTGGATGATTTCACCGCGGTTCAGCAGATCATCAACGAAAGTACAGAGTTCGCCGAGGTGCTTAAAAAACACGGCATCACCGACCCGAAAAAAGTGATTACCACGCCGCTGACCGTCGGCTATTTCGACGGAAAAGACGGCCTGAAGCAGGAAGACCGCCTGCTGAAGGTGGTGAGCTATCTGGACGTCGGCGACGGCAACTATTGGGCGCACCCGATTGAGAACCTCGTGGCAGTGGTCGATCTTGAGCAGAAAAAGATCCAGAAAATTGAAGAAGGCGCCGTTGTGCCGGTTCCCATGACCCCGCGCCCCTATGACGGCCGAGACCGCATAGAGATGCCGAAAAAACCGCTCGACATCATTGAGCCGGAAGGCAAGAACTACACCATTACCGGCGATATGGTGCACTGGCAGAACTGGGATTTCCACCTGAGCCTCGACTCCCGCGTCGGCCCGATGATTTCGACCGTCACGTATAACGACAACGGCAAAAAGCGTCAGGTGATGTATCAGGGATCGCTCGGCGGCATGATCGTCCCTTACGGCGATCCGGACGTGGGCTGGTACTTTAAAGCCTATCTCGACTCCGGTGACTACGGCATGGGCACCCTGACCTCGCCGCTGGTGCGCGGTAAGGACGTGCCGTCCAACGCCGTGATGCTCAATGAAACCATCCCGGACTACACCGGTACGCCGATGGAGATCCCGCGCGCGATCGCCATTTTCGAACGCTACGCGGGCCCGGAATATAAGCATCAGGAGATGGGTAAGCCCAACGTCAGCGCCGAGCGCCGCGAGTTGGTGGTGCGCTGGGTCAGCACAGTGGGCAACTATGATTACATCTTCGACTGGGTGTTCCATGAAAACGGCACCATCGGCATTGATGCCGGCGCGACGGGTATCGAGGCGGTGAAAGGCGTTCAGGCGAAAACCATGCACGATGCCACCGCTAAAGATGACACCCGATACGGCACGCTAATCGACCATAACATCGTGGGCACTACACACCAGCACATCTATAACTTCCGGCTTGATATGGACGTGGACGGCATCAACAACAAGCTGGTGGCGATGGATCCGGAAGTGAAGCCGAATACCGCCGGCGGCCCGCGCACCAGCACCATGCAGGTCAATCAGTACGATATTGATACCGAACAGCAGGCGGCGCAGAAGTTCGACCCTGGCACCATCCGCCTGCTGAGCAACACCAGCAAGGAGAACCGCATGGGCAACCCGGTCTCGTACCAGATCATCCCTTACGCGGGCGGTACCCATCCGGTGGCGACCGGCGCGAAATTTGCCCCGGACGAGTGGATCTACCATCGCCTTAGCTTTATGGACAAACAGCTTTGGGTGACCCGCTACCACCCGGATGAGCTCTACCCGGAAGGGAAATTCCCCAACCGTTCCATCCACGACACGGGCCTCGGTCAGTACAGCAAGGATAACGAGTCGCTCAACGGCCAGGATGACGTAGTCTGGATGACCACCGGTACAACCCACGTGGCGCGCGCGGAAGAGTGGCCGATCATGCCGACGGAATGGGTGCATACCCTGCTTAAACCGTGGAACTTCTTCGACGAGACGCCAACGCTTGGGAAGAAAAAAGACGAAAAATAA
- the paaZ gene encoding phenylacetic acid degradation bifunctional protein PaaZ, which translates to MQQLASFVSGTWQSGRGRERAIHHAISGEALWEVTSEGLDMAAARRYAIEQGGEALRAMTFIERAAMLKAVAKHLLSEKETFYALSAQTGATKADSWVDIEGGIGTLFTYASLGSRELPDDTLWPEDELIPLSKEGGFAARHVLTSKSGVAVHINAFNFPCWGMLEKLAPTWLAGMPAIIKPATATAQVTQAMVKSIVDSGLVPDGAISLICGSAGDLLDQLDGQDVVTFTGSASTGQSLRVHPNIVANSIPFTMEADSLNCCVLGEDVTPEQPEFALFIREVVREMTAKAGQKCTAIRRIIVPQNQIDTVSQALIARLEKVVVGDPAQEGVKMGALVNAEQRADVQEKVDRLVAAGCQIRLGGKADLQAAGAFFPPTLLFCAQPDETPAVHDTEAFGPVATLMPYRSADHAMQLARAGGGSLAGTLVTANAAIARQFIAGAARAHGRIQILNEESSKESTGHGSPLPQLVHGGPGRAGGGEELGGLRAVKHYLQRTAIQGSPSMLAAIGKQWVRGAAVQEDRVHPFRKYFEELQPGDSLLTPRRTLTEADIVNFACLSGDHFYAHMDKIGAAESIFGERVVHGYFLISAAAGLFVDAGVGPVIANYGMENLRFIEPVKPGDTIQVRLTCKRKTLKKQRTAEERPTGVVEWAVEIFNQHQQAVALYSILTLVARQQGDFR; encoded by the coding sequence ATGCAGCAGTTAGCCAGCTTCGTGTCCGGTACCTGGCAGTCTGGCCGGGGCCGCGAACGCGCGATACATCACGCCATCAGCGGCGAAGCACTCTGGGAAGTGACCAGCGAAGGGCTGGACATGGCGGCCGCCCGTCGCTATGCCATTGAGCAGGGGGGCGAGGCATTACGCGCCATGACCTTTATCGAACGTGCCGCCATGCTGAAGGCGGTGGCAAAGCACCTGCTCAGCGAGAAAGAGACGTTTTATGCCCTGTCAGCCCAGACCGGGGCAACGAAGGCGGACAGCTGGGTAGATATTGAAGGCGGGATCGGCACCCTCTTCACCTATGCAAGCCTGGGCAGCCGCGAGCTGCCGGACGACACGCTGTGGCCGGAAGATGAGTTAATCCCCCTGTCGAAAGAAGGCGGCTTTGCGGCGCGCCACGTCCTGACCTCCAAATCCGGCGTGGCGGTGCATATCAACGCCTTTAACTTCCCCTGCTGGGGAATGCTGGAAAAGCTGGCGCCGACCTGGCTTGCCGGGATGCCCGCCATCATTAAACCCGCTACCGCTACCGCGCAGGTGACGCAGGCGATGGTGAAATCCATCGTCGACAGCGGGCTGGTGCCAGACGGTGCCATCAGCCTGATCTGCGGCAGCGCGGGCGATCTGCTCGACCAGCTCGACGGCCAGGACGTGGTCACTTTTACCGGCTCTGCCAGCACCGGGCAAAGCCTGCGCGTGCACCCGAATATTGTGGCGAATTCGATACCGTTCACCATGGAAGCCGACTCCCTGAACTGCTGCGTGCTGGGGGAAGACGTCACGCCGGAGCAGCCGGAGTTTGCGCTGTTCATCCGCGAAGTAGTTCGCGAGATGACCGCTAAGGCCGGGCAAAAATGCACGGCCATTCGCCGCATTATCGTTCCGCAAAACCAGATTGACACCGTGAGCCAGGCGCTGATTGCCCGCCTGGAAAAGGTGGTGGTGGGCGACCCGGCGCAGGAAGGGGTGAAGATGGGGGCGCTGGTCAACGCCGAGCAGCGCGCGGACGTGCAGGAGAAAGTGGATCGGCTGGTCGCCGCAGGCTGCCAGATCCGTCTGGGCGGCAAAGCGGACCTGCAGGCCGCGGGGGCGTTCTTCCCGCCGACCCTGCTGTTCTGTGCGCAGCCGGACGAAACGCCCGCCGTACACGATACCGAAGCCTTCGGCCCGGTCGCCACGCTGATGCCGTATCGCAGCGCAGACCACGCGATGCAGCTTGCCCGCGCGGGCGGCGGCAGCCTGGCGGGCACGCTGGTAACCGCAAATGCGGCGATTGCCCGCCAGTTTATTGCCGGTGCGGCGCGCGCCCACGGGCGTATTCAGATCCTTAACGAGGAATCATCAAAAGAGTCCACCGGCCACGGCTCCCCGCTGCCTCAGTTGGTGCACGGCGGTCCGGGCCGCGCGGGCGGCGGCGAAGAGCTGGGCGGCCTGCGCGCGGTGAAGCACTACCTGCAGCGCACCGCGATTCAGGGCAGCCCGTCGATGCTGGCCGCGATTGGCAAACAGTGGGTACGCGGCGCAGCGGTGCAGGAGGATCGCGTACATCCGTTCCGCAAATACTTCGAGGAGCTGCAGCCGGGCGACAGCCTGCTGACGCCGCGCCGCACCCTCACGGAAGCGGACATTGTGAACTTTGCCTGCCTGAGCGGCGACCACTTCTATGCCCATATGGACAAGATCGGCGCGGCAGAGTCGATCTTTGGCGAGCGCGTGGTGCACGGCTACTTCCTGATCTCCGCCGCGGCGGGACTGTTCGTTGATGCGGGCGTCGGGCCGGTGATTGCCAACTACGGCATGGAAAACCTGCGCTTTATCGAGCCGGTCAAGCCGGGCGATACCATCCAGGTGCGTCTGACCTGCAAACGTAAAACGCTGAAGAAACAGCGTACCGCCGAGGAAAGACCGACCGGCGTGGTGGAATGGGCGGTTGAGATCTTCAACCAGCACCAGCAGGCCGTGGCGCTCTATTCCATTCTGACGCTGGTGGCGCGCCAGCAGGGTGATTTCAGGTAA
- the paaA gene encoding 1,2-phenylacetyl-CoA epoxidase subunit A → MIQHFALICKLTNHKGEDVTQEQRFEQRIAQETAIEPQDWMPEAYRKTLIRQIGQHAHSEIVGMLPEGNWIARAPTLRRKAILLAKVQDEAGHGLYLYSAAETLGCAREDIYQKMLDGRMKYSSIFNYPTLSWADIGVIGWLVDGAAIVNQVALCRTSYGPYARAMVKICKEESFHQRQGFEACMALAQGSEAQRQMLQDAINRFWWPALMMFGPNDDNSPNSARSLAWKIKRFGNDELRQRFVDNTVPQVEMLGMTVPDPDLRFDEESGHYRFGEIDWQEFDEVINGRGICNHERLAAKRKAWEEGAWVREAALAHAEKQRTRQAA, encoded by the coding sequence GTGATTCAACATTTCGCTTTAATTTGCAAACTAACGAATCATAAAGGTGAAGACGTGACGCAAGAACAACGGTTTGAGCAGCGCATAGCGCAGGAGACGGCGATTGAGCCTCAGGACTGGATGCCGGAAGCCTACCGTAAAACGCTGATCCGCCAGATTGGTCAGCACGCGCACTCCGAAATTGTCGGCATGTTGCCGGAAGGAAACTGGATCGCCCGCGCGCCGACGCTGCGCCGTAAAGCCATTCTGCTGGCGAAGGTGCAGGACGAAGCCGGACACGGGCTCTACCTCTACAGCGCGGCGGAAACGCTGGGCTGCGCGCGGGAAGACATCTACCAGAAGATGCTCGACGGCAGGATGAAATACTCCTCCATTTTCAACTATCCGACCCTGAGCTGGGCCGATATCGGCGTGATCGGCTGGCTGGTGGACGGCGCCGCCATCGTCAACCAGGTGGCGCTGTGCCGGACCTCCTACGGTCCGTATGCCAGGGCGATGGTGAAAATCTGTAAAGAAGAGAGCTTCCACCAGCGTCAGGGCTTTGAAGCCTGCATGGCGCTGGCGCAGGGCAGTGAGGCCCAGCGCCAGATGCTGCAGGACGCCATCAACCGCTTCTGGTGGCCAGCGCTGATGATGTTCGGGCCGAACGACGACAACTCGCCGAACAGCGCCCGCAGCCTGGCCTGGAAAATCAAACGCTTTGGCAATGACGAGCTGCGCCAGCGCTTTGTTGATAACACGGTGCCGCAGGTTGAGATGCTGGGCATGACGGTGCCGGATCCCGACCTGCGCTTTGACGAAGAAAGCGGCCACTACCGCTTCGGCGAGATCGACTGGCAGGAGTTTGACGAGGTCATTAACGGGCGCGGCATCTGCAACCACGAGCGCCTGGCCGCGAAACGTAAAGCCTGGGAAGAGGGGGCGTGGGTGCGCGAAGCCGCACTGGCGCATGCGGAAAAACAACGTACCCGTCAGGCCGCATAA
- the paaB gene encoding 1,2-phenylacetyl-CoA epoxidase subunit B: protein MSNVYWPLYEVFVRSKQGLSHRHVGSLHAADDRMALENARDAYTRRSEGCSIWVVKASEIVASQPEESGEFFDPAESKVYRHPTFYTIPDGIEHM, encoded by the coding sequence ATGAGCAATGTCTACTGGCCGCTGTACGAAGTGTTCGTACGCAGCAAACAAGGGTTATCCCACCGTCACGTGGGCAGCCTGCATGCCGCCGACGATCGCATGGCGCTGGAAAATGCGCGCGACGCCTACACCCGCCGCAGCGAAGGGTGTTCTATCTGGGTGGTAAAGGCGAGCGAGATTGTCGCCTCCCAGCCGGAAGAGAGCGGTGAGTTCTTCGACCCGGCGGAAAGCAAGGTTTACCGCCATCCGACGTTCTATACCATCCCTGACGGCATCGAGCATATGTGA
- the paaC gene encoding phenylacetate-CoA oxygenase subunit PaaC: MNSVTAYALRLGDNGLVLSQRLGAWCGHAPELEIDLALANIGLDLLGQARNFLTYAAESEGQGDEDTLAFGRDERQFRNVLLVEQPNGSFADTIARQYLMDAWNVALYERLTQSRDAQLAAIAAKAIKEVRYHLRFSRGWLVRLGDGTEASAQKMQQAIDNLWRFTAELFEADDVELALIDAGVAVDPRTLRQPWESEVFAGVHEACLQVPAEVAYRTGGKKGLHTEHLGPMLAEMQYLQRAYPGQQW, translated from the coding sequence ATGAATTCAGTGACTGCCTATGCCCTGCGTCTGGGCGACAACGGTCTGGTGCTCTCCCAGCGCCTCGGCGCCTGGTGCGGCCACGCGCCGGAGCTGGAGATTGACCTCGCGCTCGCCAATATCGGTCTCGACCTACTGGGGCAGGCGCGCAATTTCCTGACCTATGCCGCGGAATCAGAAGGCCAGGGCGATGAAGACACGCTGGCGTTTGGCCGCGACGAGCGTCAGTTCCGCAACGTCCTGCTGGTGGAGCAGCCGAACGGCAGCTTCGCCGACACCATTGCCCGCCAGTACCTGATGGATGCCTGGAACGTGGCGCTGTATGAGCGTCTGACCCAAAGCCGCGACGCCCAGCTTGCCGCCATTGCCGCCAAAGCGATTAAAGAGGTGCGCTACCACCTGCGCTTCAGCCGCGGCTGGCTGGTGCGTCTGGGCGACGGGACCGAAGCGTCCGCGCAAAAAATGCAGCAGGCTATCGACAATCTGTGGCGTTTTACGGCGGAGCTGTTTGAAGCCGATGACGTCGAGCTGGCGCTGATTGACGCCGGCGTGGCGGTGGACCCGCGAACTCTGCGCCAGCCGTGGGAAAGCGAAGTATTTGCTGGTGTGCATGAAGCCTGCCTGCAGGTTCCCGCAGAGGTGGCGTACCGCACCGGGGGCAAGAAGGGGCTGCATACTGAACATCTGGGTCCGATGCTGGCGGAAATGCAGTATCTCCAGCGCGCGTATCCCGGTCAGCAGTGGTAA
- the paaJ gene encoding phenylacetate-CoA oxygenase subunit PaaJ, whose amino-acid sequence MQRLVDIAPAQIPQIWSLLSQIPDPEVPVLTITDLGMVRSVKAQGEGWVIGFTPTYSGCPATEHLLGAIRDAMTAHGFTPVHIVLQLEPAWTTDWMTADARERLRAYGISPPVGHSCHAHAPLEVSCPRCASTDTSLISEFGSTACKALYRCNTCREPFDYFKCI is encoded by the coding sequence ATGCAACGCCTCGTCGACATCGCGCCTGCGCAAATTCCGCAGATATGGTCGCTGTTAAGCCAGATCCCCGATCCGGAAGTGCCGGTATTAACCATCACCGATTTAGGCATGGTGCGCAGCGTGAAGGCGCAGGGGGAAGGCTGGGTCATTGGCTTCACGCCAACCTACTCGGGCTGCCCCGCAACGGAACATCTGCTGGGGGCGATCCGCGACGCGATGACCGCGCACGGCTTTACCCCGGTGCACATTGTGCTCCAGCTTGAACCCGCCTGGACCACCGACTGGATGACCGCCGACGCGCGCGAGCGCCTGCGGGCGTACGGCATTAGCCCGCCCGTGGGGCATAGCTGTCACGCGCACGCGCCTTTGGAGGTGAGCTGCCCGCGCTGCGCCAGCACCGACACCTCGCTTATCAGTGAATTTGGTTCGACGGCCTGCAAAGCGCTCTACCGCTGCAACACTTGCCGCGAGCCATTCGACTATTTCAAATGTATTTGA